Proteins encoded by one window of Azospirillum brasilense:
- the purB gene encoding adenylosuccinate lyase, protein MIPRYTRPEMARIWEPENRFRIWFEIEAHACDAQAELGVIPKEAAAAVWERGKWEIDRIDEIERETRHDVIAFLTNLAEHVGPEARFVHQGMTSSDVLDTCLAVQMTQAADLLLDDMDKLLAVLKRRAYEHKDTVTIGRSHGIHAEPTTFGLKLAGHYAAFARGRERLVQARADIATCAISGAVGTFANIDPRVEQHVAAKMGLTPEPVSTQVIPRDRHAFYFSVLGVIASSIENLAVEIRHLQRTEVREAEEYFHPGQKGSSAMPHKRNPVLSENLTGLARIVRAAVVPALENVALWHERDISHSSVERMFGPDATVTLDFALARLTGMMDKLVVYPERMQKNLDDLGGLVFSQRVLLALTQAGMSREDSYKAVQRNAMQVWEKGGNFLDLLSSDADVAKHISRETLAPMFDMTYHTKNVDMVFKRVFGE, encoded by the coding sequence ATGATCCCCCGCTACACCCGCCCCGAAATGGCCCGCATCTGGGAGCCGGAGAACCGGTTCCGCATCTGGTTCGAGATCGAGGCGCACGCCTGCGACGCGCAGGCGGAGCTGGGGGTCATCCCGAAGGAGGCCGCCGCCGCCGTGTGGGAGCGCGGGAAGTGGGAGATCGACCGCATCGACGAGATCGAGCGGGAGACCCGCCACGACGTCATCGCCTTCCTGACCAACCTCGCCGAACATGTCGGGCCGGAGGCGCGCTTCGTCCACCAGGGCATGACCTCGTCGGACGTGCTGGACACCTGCCTCGCCGTGCAGATGACCCAGGCCGCCGACCTGCTGCTCGACGACATGGACAAGCTGCTGGCCGTGCTGAAGCGCCGCGCCTACGAGCACAAGGACACCGTCACCATCGGGCGCAGCCACGGCATCCACGCCGAGCCGACGACCTTCGGCCTGAAGCTGGCCGGCCATTACGCCGCCTTCGCCCGCGGGCGCGAGCGTCTGGTCCAGGCGCGCGCCGACATCGCCACCTGCGCCATCTCCGGCGCGGTCGGCACCTTCGCCAACATCGACCCGCGGGTGGAGCAGCACGTCGCCGCCAAGATGGGGCTGACGCCGGAGCCGGTGTCCACCCAGGTCATCCCGCGCGACCGCCACGCCTTCTACTTCTCGGTTCTGGGCGTCATCGCCTCGTCGATCGAGAATCTGGCCGTGGAGATCCGCCACCTGCAGCGCACCGAGGTGCGCGAGGCGGAGGAGTATTTCCATCCGGGCCAGAAGGGCTCCTCGGCGATGCCGCACAAGCGCAACCCGGTGCTGTCGGAGAACCTGACCGGTCTGGCGCGCATCGTCCGCGCCGCCGTCGTCCCGGCGCTGGAGAACGTCGCCCTGTGGCACGAGCGCGACATCTCCCACAGCTCGGTCGAGCGCATGTTCGGCCCCGACGCCACGGTGACGCTGGACTTCGCGCTGGCCCGCCTGACCGGCATGATGGACAAGCTGGTGGTCTATCCGGAGCGCATGCAGAAGAACCTGGATGACCTGGGCGGGCTGGTCTTCTCGCAGCGCGTCCTGCTGGCCCTGACCCAGGCCGGGATGAGCCGCGAGGACAGCTACAAGGCGGTGCAGCGCAACGCCATGCAGGTGTGGGAGAAGGGTGGCAACTTCCTCGACCTGCTGTCGTCGGACGCCGACGTGGCGAAGCACATCTCCCGCGAGACGCTGGCCCCGATGTTCGACATGACCTACCACACGAAGAACGTCGACATGGTGTTCAAGCGCGTGTTCGGGGAGTGA